From the Gadus chalcogrammus isolate NIFS_2021 chromosome 15, NIFS_Gcha_1.0, whole genome shotgun sequence genome, one window contains:
- the LOC130404115 gene encoding multimerin-2-like, translated as MQALGGMLVVVVLLVRTQCEVRARDPGEEGGVGGGGGGVGGGGGGAGGGGGGAGGGGGGAGGWEQKELLLEDLLTGPETTRPPGSEPQRPPGTIASRTGNWCAFVQQRVVPTTVKCETEKYTIRTPCPPETPNCQLVMVQAPSRPVYRQQQHVFTALQWRCCPGHNGPHCRDADEQNDTQSPAPQHDPRNPQLHHGNQDSRDPQLHHGNHDPRDPKLHHGNHDPRNPELHHGNHDPRTPELHHGNHHHTNGAHSSDLQNEAALVPAVAALVLAQLNPALEAFNRSLLLLERRMGELAQELAPRSPEGEREPARDQAPRPEAGSRLEEVQEVRQLLDSHRNAVYEQLNSQHATLQANLGSLRTEVNLKLQRSEEMIQTSIQGLNASLVDLCGPHGLGEGARCQEQGGGARGQEPSPSPAKEPAWTKHLNTQVKLSALEEDVEEDRRSLGALRRRLGELEEQISQTGRESQMKFMETGLDVEAAREVVLGQLRELEGNLSSAAQQAQDRDNDVDYLFKVLYNCTALRHEVARLERDVANLTQLVDVKQPAPEEGAEWALPVKELQLGLQQVQDALVLERGTGDLEERMRRLSSSFGSLLKDAGRNSEVLEVLLGEDVLEFLRRPPAYQEALSIPGLKEQIRSLNHSLTALHRDRAESLMADQPLPAEGGVRSSSHAPLREQQILTAPDPANRGGALEKEVEELEVRVQALEEQGGGAQEEQLQQEVLWLRRAVEDHLRLFKKVFRQAETLEDSHRTLDLQDLWTLSQDPRRERRRGGERRGEKDGQKDGEVRREALQGRRDPKATAPRPQSSPLLLATGLLGDGRYLGFKASLNVGGDYSETSGRFTAPQTGLYLLLLTLDLRPGHTHLLLRRRSGTELHLLQEEVKEGAGALSFLRLLHLEEKEWLSVELRAGGLLDPSSTALAVLLLH; from the exons ATGCAAGCTCTGGGAGGAATGCTGGTGGTTGTGGTTCTACTGGTCAGAACCCAGTGTGAGGTCCGGGCCAGAGaccctggggaggaggggggggtgggaggaggaggaggaggagtaggaggaggtggaggaggagcaggaggaggtggaggaggagcaggaggaggtggaggaggagcaggaggctgggAGCAAAAAGAGCTCCTGTTGGAGGACCTCCTGACTGGGCCAGAAACCACCCGGCCTCCTGGTTCAGAACCTCAGAGACCCCCAGGGACAATCGCCTCGCGCAcagg GAACTGGTGTGCGTTCGTCCAGCAGCGGGTGGTGCCGACGACGGTGAAGTGCGAGACAGAGAAATACACCATCAGGACCCCCTGTCCTCCTGAGACCCCCAACTGTCAGCTCGTCat GGTGCAGGCCCCCAGCCGGCCGGTCtaccggcagcagcagcacgtgtTCACTGCCCTCCAGTGGCGCTGCTGTCCCGGACACAACGGACCTCACTGCCGGGACGCAG atgAGCAAAACGACACACAGTCTCCAGCACCACAACATGACCCTCGGAACCCACAacttcaccatggcaaccaagaCTCTCGGGACCCACAacttcaccatggcaaccatgaCCCTCGGGACCCAAAacttcaccatggcaaccatgaCCCTCGGAACCCAGAacttcaccatggcaaccatgaCCCTCGGACCCCAGAacttcaccatggcaaccatcacCACACAAACGGAGCCCATAGTTCTGACCTCCAAA ACGAGGCCGCTCTGGTCCCGGCGGTGGCGGCGCTGGTCCTGGCTCAGCTGAACCCGGCCCTGGAGGCATTCAACCGCTCCCTGCTCCTTCTGGAGCGGCGAATGGGGGAGCTAGCCCAGGAACTGGCCCCTAGGAGccctgagggagagagggagccggCCCGGGACCAGGCCCCGAGACCCGAGGCAGGGAGCCggctggaggaggtgcaggaggtgcGCCAGCTGCTGGACAGCCACCGCAACGCGGTGTATGAGCAGCTGAACTCCCAGCATGCAACGCTGCAGGCCAACCTCGGCAGCCTCAGAACAGAAGTGAACTTGAAGCTCCAGCGCAGCGAGGAGATGATACAG ACCAGCATCCAGGGCCTGAACGCCTCGCTGGTGGACCTCTGTGGCCCCCACGGACTGGGGGAGGGGGCCAGGTgccaggagcaggggggaggagccaggggccaggaaccctcccccagccctgCCAAGGAACCAGCCTGGACCAAACATCTCAACACTCAGGTCAAG CTGAGCGCCCTCgaggaggacgtggaggaggaCCGCCGCTCGCTGGGGGCCCTGAGGCGCCGCctgggggagctggaggagcagatcTCCCAGACGGGCCGGGAGAGCCAGATGAAGTTCATGGAGACCGGTCTGGACGTGGAGGCCGCCCGCGAGGTGGTCCTGGGCCAGCTCAGGGAGCTGGAGGGGAACCTCAGCTCGGCCGCGCAGCAGGCGCAGGACCGCGACAACGACGTGGACTACCTGTTCAAGGTGCTCTACAACTGCACCGCCCTGAGGCACGAGGTGGCCCGCCTGGAGAGGGACGTGGCCAACCTCACCCAGCTGGTCGATGTGAAGCAGCCGGCCCCGGAGGAGGGGGCCGAGTGGGCGTTACCGGTGAAGGAGCTCCAGCTGGGCCTGCAGcag GTGCAGGACGCCCTGGTCCTGGAGCGCGGCACCGGCGATCTGGAGGAGAGGATGCGGCGCCTGTCCAGCTCCTTCGGCTCTCTGCTGAAGGACGCCGGCCGGAACAGCGAGGTGCTGGAGGTACTGCTGGGGGAGGACGTGCTGGAGTTCCTCCGCCGGCCCCCCGCCTACCAGGAGGCGCTCTCCATCCCCGGCCTCAAGGAGCAGATCAGGAGCCTCAACCACAGCCTCACCGCGCTGCACA GAGACAGAGCAGAATCTCTGATGGCGGACCAGCCCCTTCCggcagaggggggggtgaggagcagTAGCCACGCCCCCCTCAGGGAGCAGCAGATCCTCACGGCTCCTGACCCCGCAAACAGAGGAGGAgccctggagaaggaggtggaggagctggaggtcagGGTCCAGGCCCTGGAGGAGCAAGGGGGAGGAGCGCAGGAGGAGCAGCTCCAGCAGGAGGTGCTGTGGTTGAGGAGGGCGGTGGAGGATCATCTGCGGCTCTTTAAGAAGGTCTTCAGACAGGCTGAGACCCTGGAGGACTCCCACCGGACCCTGGACCTGCAGGACCTCTGGACCCTGAGCCAGGACCCccgcagagagaggaggagagggggagagaggaggggagagaaggacggACAGAAGGACGGAGAGGTTAGAAGAGAAGCCCTCCAGGGCAGGAGGGACCCCAAAG CAACTGCACCCCGGCCTCAGAGCAGTCCACTGCTCCTGGCAACCGGTCTCCTTGGCGACGGGCGGTACCTGGGGTTCAAAGCGTCTCTGAACGTGGGCGGAGATTACTCAGAGACGTCCGGGCGCTTCACGGCGCCGCAGACCGGACtctacctgctgctgctgacccTTGACCTAAGGCCGGGCCACACCCACCTGCTGCTGAGGAGGCGGTCCGGGACGGAGCTGCacctcctgcaggaggaggtgaaggagggggcCGGAGCGCTCTCCTTCCTCCGTCTGCTGCatctggaggagaaggagtggcTCTCTGTGGAGCTGAGAGCAGGAGGACTGCTGGACCCCAGCAGCACCGCCCTggcagtgctgctgctgcactaG